From the genome of Vicia villosa cultivar HV-30 ecotype Madison, WI linkage group LG2, Vvil1.0, whole genome shotgun sequence, one region includes:
- the LOC131653131 gene encoding sm-like protein LSM3A: MAGTEEESAVKEPLDLIRLSLDERIYVKLRSDRELRGKLHAYDQHLNMILGDVEEIVTTVEIDDETYEEIVRTTKRTVPFLFVRGDGVILVSPPLRTA, from the exons ATGGCAGGGACAGAGGAAGAAAGCGCAGTGAAGGAGCCTTTGGATCTCATACGACTCAGTCTCGACGAACGTATCTATGTCAAACTCCGTTCTGATAGAGAGCTTCGTGGCAAGCTTCAC GCTTATGATCAGCATCTTAATATGATTCTTGGTGATGTTGAAGAAATTGTTACCACTGTTGAAATTGATGATGAGACATATGAAGAAATTGTTAGG ACTACAAAGAGGACAGTTCCTTTTCTGTTTGTTAGGGGAGATGGGGTGATATTGGTTTCCCCACCATTGAGGACTGCATAA